In Planctomycetota bacterium, the genomic stretch CATCGCGCTGCCGCAGTAGACGTAGTAGCCCTTTCGGAAGCCACAACGCCCGAGCCGCCCAATCGCGGCTTCGCTGGCAGCACCGAGCCGAATCACGAGACAATACGCGCCCCCCGCGGGCTGGTCAGGGCGGATAGGACGTGGCCTGCGCGTCGGCCCGCCAACGGCAGATGTCGTCGTGGTCCTATCGGTCCTATTATCCGTCCTATCGGTCCTACTCATGGCCTCTTGCCGAGCCTCCATGCGCCCTCAGGAATGCCCGGATCATGTCGCACAGGTGGCGCGGGTTGGCGGCCGTGCGATAGCCGGTGGGCAGCGAGCGCAGGAAGCTGGAGCCGTAGTTGCGGGTGAGCACGCGGCGGTCGAGCACCACGACGACGCCACGGTCGGTCTTCGTGCGGATGAGGCGCCCGGCCCCCTGCTTGAAGCGGATGACGGCGCTGGGCAGCGAGTAGTGGCGGAAGGAGCTGAAGCCGCGCGCCTGCACCTCCTCGCACCGCGCCTGGACCACGGGTGCCGTGTGCACCGCGAACGGCAGCTTGGTGATCACCAGGCAGCTCAGCGACTCGCCCGGCACGTCCACCCCCTCCCAGAAGCTGTCAGTGCCAAGGAGCACGGAACCGATGTCGCGGCGGAAGAGGTTCGTGATGCTGCGCCGTTCGCCGTCGAAGCCCTGGCCGAGGACGAGGATGCTCTCGGCCTCGAGGGCCGCCTTGAGCTTGGGGTAGGCGTCGTTGAGCATCGCGTAGGCGGTGAAGAGCCCGAGGCCCCGCCCCTCGCTGGCGCGGAAGATGTCAATGAGGAGGTCGCTTACGTGCGCCGAGAAGTCGCGCTCGGCCGCGTCGGGCTCGGGCAGGAAGTTGGGCACAAGCACGAGCATCTGGCGGTCGTAGTCGAAGGGCGAGCCGACGTCCTCCTCGACGAGCCGCCCCTTCTCCATCTGGTCCAGGCCGATGCGGTCCTTGAGGAACTCGAAGCTGCGGCCGGCCGTGAGCGTGGCCGAGGTGAAGACGATGGTGTCCTTGCGGTCGTAGAGGAGTTCCTTGAGTTTCGGCCCCACGCGCACGGGGGCGGCGGCAACGCGGTACGTGGGCGTCTTGCGGCCGTACTGTTCGATCCAATAGACGAAGCCCTCGTCGCCGGCAGCGACGAGGAAGTCCAGCGCCTCCTGCACCTCGGCCAGACGTCCGTCGAGGCCGCGAAGATCGCAGATGGACTCTGCGCGGTGAGGGAAGTCGCGCTCGGCGAGGAGTTCGAGCCCTTCGGCCAGGCGCTCGAGCTGCTGGCGGAGCTGTGCGAGGGCCGCAACGAGCGTCTTCTTCTCGGCGCCCACGGGGTCCCAGAGCCGCTCGTCGCGGTGCTCGGCGTCGTAGCGCACGCTGTCGCCGCCCTTGCGCGCGGCCTGGAACACGGCCTCAATGGTCTGAAGGAAGACGTCGAGACGGCTCTCCACCTCCTCAATGTCGGCGTAGATTTCCACGATGAAGCGGTCGAGGCGCTGCTCGTCGTCGGTGAGGTGGTGCTCGCGGCCCTTCTTCATTCGGTAGCGGATGCTGGGCAGCAGGCCGCGCTCGGGGGCGTTCTTCTCGCGGCGGAGCAGGCGGCGGAGCAGGCGCAGCACCTCCCACCGGTCGATCTGGCAGCCGAGGTGCTCGGTGGCCGCGTCCTCGAGGTTGTGCGCCTCGTCGAAGACGATGTGGGCGTAGGGCGGAAGCACGGGGCTCTCGATGCCGATCTCGGAGAAGACGACGGCGTGGTTGGCCACGACGATGTCGGCCAGCATGGCCAGGGCGCGGGCCTTCTGGAGGAAGCAGTGGCGCCACTCGCGGCAGTTGGGTCCGCCGCACTCGTCGCCGGCGGAACAGAGCTTGGGCCACAGGTCGCGCTCGCGAAAGGCCAGGAAGCCGGTGCACTCGGCCACGTCGCCCGTCTGGGTGTCGGCGGCCCACACGAGGATGGGCAGCAGGGCCAGGCGCTCGTCCTCGGTGAGTTCGCGCTCGGCCTCCTCGAGAAGGTAGAGCAGCTTGCGGACGCACAGGTAGTTGGCCCGCCCCTTGATCAGGGCGGCCTCGAACTTCGCCGCCAGCGTGCGCTCGAGCAGCGGCAGGTCTTTGAAGAAGAGCTGCTCCTGGAGGTTCTTGGTGTTGGTCGAGACCACGATCTTGTCGCCGTTTGCCACGGCCCAGTGGATGGCGGGCACGAGGTAGGCGATGGACTTTCCGACGCCGATGCCGGCCTCGACGAGCAGGTGCCGCCCCTCGTTGAACGCCTCGGCGACCAGCTCGACCATGCGGGCCTGCTGCGGGCGCAGCTCATAGCCCGGCACGGAGCGCTCGAAGACGCCTCCAGGGCCGAAGAGCCCCACGAGTTGCGGCACGTCGAGCCGCTGGGGCGGCGGGCGCTGGCTGGGGTCGAACTCGCGCCGCGCGCTGCGGCCCTGTTCGATGGTCTCGCTGAAGTCGCCCAGGAGTCGCCGGTAGTTGGGCGCGGCCACGTCGAAGGCCCCGGTCAGCCGCTTCGCCTCCGCGGCGAGGAACAGGTGGCGGGCCGGCCAGTTCGTGAGGCCGGAGACGGCGCTCAGCGCGGCCACGACCTCGAAGGGCAGTTCCTCCAGCCGCTCGAGCAGACGGCGCCACAAGGGCACCAGCACGCGGGCGTCGTCGAGCGCGCGGTGCCGCTCCCCCACCTGGAGGCCCAGGGTGAGCACCATAGTGTCGAGGTCGTGGTGCTCCAACGCGGGGAACAGGATGCGGCTGAGCTCGAGGGTGTCGAACACGGTGTTGCCGAAGAGGCCGTCGGACTTCTCACGCAGGAAGCCGGCATCGAAGGAGGCGTTGTGAGCCACCACCGGGTCGTCGCCGAGGAAGCGCAGGAACTCGCCCAGGACGGCTCGGCTCGGGGGCTGGCGGCGAAGGTCCGCGTCGGTGATCCCCGTGAGCTTCGTGATCGCCAGGGGCAACGGGCGGCCGGGATGGGCCAGGTGCGCGAACTCCTCCTTCACCTCGCCGTCCACCACGCGCACCGCGGCGAACTCGATAATCTCGTTCGTGGGCGCATCGAGGCCGGTCGTCTCGAGGTCCAGGAAGACCAGACGGCGGTACGAGGGATTGCCGACTTGCGACTTGCGATTTGCGATTGCAGACCCGTCCTACCGCATCTTACGTCTCGCGTCTCAGGGCGTCACATCCACCTTGTCTTTGGGCAGGTACTCGCTCTTGATGAACACGGCGTCCATCGGCTCGGCCGTGTCGTTGACGATGTTGTGGACATCGCCTGGCTCCATCCGGAAGGCGTCGCCGACGCGGACGCGGTATTCCTGCCCGTTGACGATCACGAGCGGCGTGCCGCGGGTGAAGTAGAACGTCTCTTCGACCTTTTCGTGGAAGTGGGTGCCGAGCTGCTGGCCGGGGAGGAACCGGAGCACTCCCCAGTCGAGCCGCGGCCCGCGGAAGAGGTACTTCACCCCGTGGTCGCCGTCGCGGCACTGCTTCTCGCCTTCGTTCACGAGTTCCATGGTCGCTGCCTCCTGTCGTGCTCCAAGCCCCATCGCGTCGCAGCAGGCCCTGCGACGCGCACCATTATACGCGATCCCTCGGCGTCGGGAAACACAAAGAGGAGGTTCCGCGCATGCCCCGTCGGTCCTATCGGTCCCATCCGCTCCACTCGTGCATAGGACAGATGGGACCTTTGGGACGGATGGACCGCTGCGATTCCCGGCGGGGCCAAGAAGCAGGGGCCGCCCATGCGGCCCCTGAAGGCGGTTGTGGAAACAGCGGGCGAGAGCTATTCTTCCTCTTCGCCGGCCTTGGCCTTCGCGGCCTTGGCGACGATGACCTCCTGGACGCGCGACGGCACGGGCTCGTAGTGGGAGAACTCCATCGTGTAGCTGCCCTCGCCGCCGGTGATGGAGCGAAGCTGTGTGGAGTAGTTGGAGACTTCGGCCAGGGGCACCTGGGCGCTGATGATCTGCTGGTCGCCCTCGACGCCCATGCCCTGGATGCGGCCACGCCGGCCGCTCAGGTCGCCCGAAATATCGCCGAAGTACTTCGACGGTACCGTGATTTCCATGTTGACGATCGGCTCGAGGAGCTGGGGCTTCGCGCCTTTGAACGCATCGCGGAAGGCCCGCGACGAGGCGATCTTGAACGCCGCCTCCGAGCTGTCCACGTCGTGATACTTGCCGTCGTAAACCGCCACCCGCACGTCCACCACCGGGCAGCCGGCGATGACGCCCTTCGCCATCGTCTCGCGCACGCCCTTCTCCACGGCGGGCACGAACTGCCGCGGGATGGCGCCGCCGTAGATCTCGTCCACGAACTCGAAGTCCTGCCCGCGTTCGAGCGGTTCGACGCGGAGGTGTACTTCGGCGAACTGGCCGCGGCCGCCGGTCTGCTTCTTGTGGCGGTAGGACGCGCTGTTCTTGCCGCCGATGGTCTCCTTGTAGGGGATGCGCGGCTCCTTGAGGTTCATCTCGACCTCGAAGGGCTTGCGGCCGAGCTTGCTCATCACGACGTCGAGGTGCAGGTCGCTCATCCCCGTGATCACCAGCTCGCCGGTCTGCTCGTCGCGGCCTGCGAGGAACGTCTTGTCCTGGCTGGCGATGCGGGAGAGCGCCGTGCTCATGCGCTGCTCGTCGGCGCGCGTCTTCGGCTCGGCCGCGCGCGACACCATCGGCACGGGGAACACGATCGGAGGATACGTCACGGGGTCGCGCTCGTCGCACAGCGTATCCGAGACCTCGAGCGATTCGATCTTGGCGACCACCACGATGTCGCCGGCGACGGCGGAATCCACCTCGACCTGCTCTTTCCCCTGCGGGCGGTAGATGTGGCCCAGCTTGCTGCGCTCGCCGGCGCGGGAGTTGTAAAGCCCGTCCTCGGGCTTGAGCGTGCCGGAGAAGATACGGAGGAAGGCGAGCTTGCCCACGTAGGGGTCGTAGAGGGCCTTGAAGACCTGGGCGGCGAAGGGAGCCTCCTCGGCGGCAGGACGTTCGACGGCCTCCTCGGTGCCGGCCTTCACACAGGCCCGCTGGAGCCCGTCCACGGGCGAAGGCAGCAGCGCCACAATGCCGTCCAGCAGTTCGGGCACGCCGATGCGCCTCTCGGCCGCGCAGCAGAAGATGGGCACCAGAGTGCCCTTGGCCACGGCATGGCTGGCCGCCGCCAGGAGCTCGGCCGGCGCAATCTCCTCGCCCTCGAGGTAGCGCTCCATCAGCGAGTCGTCGGACTCCACGATGGCTTCGCGCAGGGCCTCGGCAGCCGCCTTGACCTCATCCGCCGCATCGGGGGGCGGGTTCAGCGCGCTCACCACGCCGCTGAAGGCCGGCCCGGAGCCGACGGGCAGGTTCACAGGCACGCAGCCCTTGCCGAACGTGGCCTGGATCGCCTCCACCACGGCCTCGAACTTCGCGCCCTCGGAGTCCAGCTTGCTGACCACGATGGCCCGGCCCACCCCCTGTTGCACGGCGCGCTTCCACACGCGCCGCGTGTTCACCTGGATGCCCGCATCCGCGGGAACGACGAGCAGCGCCGTCTCCACGGCCGCGCACGCGCTCACCACCTCGCCGAAGAAGTCGTCGTAGCCGGGCGTGTCAATGAACTGAAGCTGCTTGCCCTTGTGCTTGACGAAGAAGGCCTTGGCATAGATGCTGAAGCGCCGCTCCTTCTCCTCATCATCGAAGTCCACCGCCGAGGTCCCCTCGCGGGGCTTGCCCATGCGGTTGGTCACCCCCGTCTCCAACAGGATCGCCTCGGCGAGCGTGCTCTTGCCCACGGCGCCATGGCCCACGATCGCGAAGTTGCGCAAGTCCGCCGTCTTATGGTCCGCCATTCGGTTCTCCAGGAAGCCATGCCGAGCAGCACGGGAACAAAGGAATAATGTATTATACGCACGCCGCAGGAAATCGCAAGCGGCAAACGCATCGGGGGTGTGGGCAGGAATTGTAGGCGGCTGCGGGAGCTCCGAAGGAGCGAAATAGGATAGCCCAGGGCAACGCCCTGGGAACAAGACCGCCCCGCGGCAGCCCTGACAGGGCGGAATAGGGAGCTTCTATCCCGCCCCTTCAGGGCTGGACCCGTGGAGCCCGCTGAACCCAGGGCGTTGCCCTGGGCTATCCCATGCGAGCCCTTCAGGCTCCAGAGACCATCACCCTGCCTACAATTCCGGCCCACACCCACGCATCGGTGCGCAGGCCGTGGCGGGGACCGGCGGCGGATGCCCGCGCCACGCCCCCCGCGCGGCCCGGCCGTGCGGGGACGAGCCCCCGCGCCCGGCCACGATTCCGGCCCGCATCCCGCACGCCGCATATTGGCTTGCCTCGCGCCGGACTTCCCGGTATACTTTGCAGCGAGCTACAGGACAGGGCCGGCCAGGAGCACAGGAACCGCGATGGCAGTCAACTACGGCGTCTGCGACAAGTGCCACGACCGAGTGCCCTGCTCCCACGACATCCGCGACGGCAAGGTCTACCTCGTCAAAGCCTGCCCGGCCTGCGGCACGACCGAGGGCCTGGTGAGCAACGACCCCGCCACCTGGCAGCGCAAGCGCGAGATCTGGCAGTACGACAGCGCCACGGCCACCCAACACATCTGCCACCTCCAGTGCGAGGGCTGCCGCCACCCGCGCTCGCTCAAGCTCGTCTTCCTCGACCTCACGAACCGCTGCAACATGAACTGCCCCATCTGCGTGGCCAATGCGCCCTGGATGGGCTTCGACTACCACCCCCCCTTTGCGTACTTCGAGAACATGCTCAAGGGCCTGGCCAGGCTCGACCCCAAGCCCGTCATCCACCTCTTCGGCGGCGAGCCCACGCTGCGCGACGACCTCTTCGAGATCGTGGACCTCGCGCACAGCCTCGGCCTGCGCGTCCACCTGGTCACCAACGGCCTGAAGCTGGCCGACGAGGCATTCTGCAAGAAGGTCTGCGACAGGAAGCTGCCCGTCTTCCTCGGCTTCGACGGCCGCGACCCCAGCATCTACCAGCGCATGCGCAAGACCACCGCCTGCTACGAGCCGAAACTCAAGGCCCTCGACAACCTCAAGAAGTTCGCCACCCAGCGCCAGGACGCCATCATGTGCACCGTCGCCCGGCACATCAACGACGCGCACATCGCCGACCTCTTCACCCTGTGCTACGAGCACCGCAACCACATCAAGGCGCTGAACTTCCTGCCCCTCACCGAAACGTGGGAGGCGGGGCGCTTCGAGCCCGACATCTCGACCACCATCGAAGACGTCCAGGAAATCGTCGCTGCCGCCTTCCCCGACGACAAGGTCGAGTTCGCCTCGCTGGGCCTCCAGTTCCACTTCGACCGTGCGCTCTCGTTCTTCCGTTCGGGCGGCGCCCGCACCTTCAACAAGGTGCACCCCAACTGCGAGGCCGCCACGATCTTCATTCCCGATGGCCAGCGCTACCGCCCCATCTCCCACTTCCTCAAGCGGCCCGTCGGCGACCTGGCCGCCGAAGCCGTCAATATCGCCAAGGCGCTCGAGCCCCGGCTCGCCAAGCTCGACTCCGCCCGCGGCCTCTCGCGCCTGCGCGGCAAGCTCATCGTCCTGCGCGCCTTCCTGCCGTTCATCCGCAAGAACGTCCA encodes the following:
- the fusA gene encoding elongation factor G, giving the protein MADHKTADLRNFAIVGHGAVGKSTLAEAILLETGVTNRMGKPREGTSAVDFDDEEKERRFSIYAKAFFVKHKGKQLQFIDTPGYDDFFGEVVSACAAVETALLVVPADAGIQVNTRRVWKRAVQQGVGRAIVVSKLDSEGAKFEAVVEAIQATFGKGCVPVNLPVGSGPAFSGVVSALNPPPDAADEVKAAAEALREAIVESDDSLMERYLEGEEIAPAELLAAASHAVAKGTLVPIFCCAAERRIGVPELLDGIVALLPSPVDGLQRACVKAGTEEAVERPAAEEAPFAAQVFKALYDPYVGKLAFLRIFSGTLKPEDGLYNSRAGERSKLGHIYRPQGKEQVEVDSAVAGDIVVVAKIESLEVSDTLCDERDPVTYPPIVFPVPMVSRAAEPKTRADEQRMSTALSRIASQDKTFLAGRDEQTGELVITGMSDLHLDVVMSKLGRKPFEVEMNLKEPRIPYKETIGGKNSASYRHKKQTGGRGQFAEVHLRVEPLERGQDFEFVDEIYGGAIPRQFVPAVEKGVRETMAKGVIAGCPVVDVRVAVYDGKYHDVDSSEAAFKIASSRAFRDAFKGAKPQLLEPIVNMEITVPSKYFGDISGDLSGRRGRIQGMGVEGDQQIISAQVPLAEVSNYSTQLRSITGGEGSYTMEFSHYEPVPSRVQEVIVAKAAKAKAGEEEE
- a CDS encoding radical SAM protein, with translation MAVNYGVCDKCHDRVPCSHDIRDGKVYLVKACPACGTTEGLVSNDPATWQRKREIWQYDSATATQHICHLQCEGCRHPRSLKLVFLDLTNRCNMNCPICVANAPWMGFDYHPPFAYFENMLKGLARLDPKPVIHLFGGEPTLRDDLFEIVDLAHSLGLRVHLVTNGLKLADEAFCKKVCDRKLPVFLGFDGRDPSIYQRMRKTTACYEPKLKALDNLKKFATQRQDAIMCTVARHINDAHIADLFTLCYEHRNHIKALNFLPLTETWEAGRFEPDISTTIEDVQEIVAAAFPDDKVEFASLGLQFHFDRALSFFRSGGARTFNKVHPNCEAATIFIPDGQRYRPISHFLKRPVGDLAAEAVNIAKALEPRLAKLDSARGLSRLRGKLIVLRAFLPFIRKNVHFRRLLKGSPWAVIPRLLGGLILGKTLYDQLARHTWIGDRLTSIILPFEEIHSIESERMEMCAAGFAYEDTETGEARTVPACVWWLYNKPLLQSIMAKYSPAGGS
- a CDS encoding helicase C-terminal domain-containing protein; its protein translation is MDLETTGLDAPTNEIIEFAAVRVVDGEVKEEFAHLAHPGRPLPLAITKLTGITDADLRRQPPSRAVLGEFLRFLGDDPVVAHNASFDAGFLREKSDGLFGNTVFDTLELSRILFPALEHHDLDTMVLTLGLQVGERHRALDDARVLVPLWRRLLERLEELPFEVVAALSAVSGLTNWPARHLFLAAEAKRLTGAFDVAAPNYRRLLGDFSETIEQGRSARREFDPSQRPPPQRLDVPQLVGLFGPGGVFERSVPGYELRPQQARMVELVAEAFNEGRHLLVEAGIGVGKSIAYLVPAIHWAVANGDKIVVSTNTKNLQEQLFFKDLPLLERTLAAKFEAALIKGRANYLCVRKLLYLLEEAERELTEDERLALLPILVWAADTQTGDVAECTGFLAFRERDLWPKLCSAGDECGGPNCREWRHCFLQKARALAMLADIVVANHAVVFSEIGIESPVLPPYAHIVFDEAHNLEDAATEHLGCQIDRWEVLRLLRRLLRREKNAPERGLLPSIRYRMKKGREHHLTDDEQRLDRFIVEIYADIEEVESRLDVFLQTIEAVFQAARKGGDSVRYDAEHRDERLWDPVGAEKKTLVAALAQLRQQLERLAEGLELLAERDFPHRAESICDLRGLDGRLAEVQEALDFLVAAGDEGFVYWIEQYGRKTPTYRVAAAPVRVGPKLKELLYDRKDTIVFTSATLTAGRSFEFLKDRIGLDQMEKGRLVEEDVGSPFDYDRQMLVLVPNFLPEPDAAERDFSAHVSDLLIDIFRASEGRGLGLFTAYAMLNDAYPKLKAALEAESILVLGQGFDGERRSITNLFRRDIGSVLLGTDSFWEGVDVPGESLSCLVITKLPFAVHTAPVVQARCEEVQARGFSSFRHYSLPSAVIRFKQGAGRLIRTKTDRGVVVVLDRRVLTRNYGSSFLRSLPTGYRTAANPRHLCDMIRAFLRAHGGSARGHE
- a CDS encoding cupin domain-containing protein, translated to MELVNEGEKQCRDGDHGVKYLFRGPRLDWGVLRFLPGQQLGTHFHEKVEETFYFTRGTPLVIVNGQEYRVRVGDAFRMEPGDVHNIVNDTAEPMDAVFIKSEYLPKDKVDVTP